In Horticoccus luteus, the following proteins share a genomic window:
- a CDS encoding class I SAM-dependent methyltransferase — protein sequence MHAHVRGALRAWAGREAALLDAGCGTGGLMRRLADEKAWRWTGVDISPVAVALARERAPAAEVREAPLTALPLGDARFDAVVSTDVLYHLDDDAAAVREFVRVLRPGGVAVINVPAHPWLWSYHDVAVEGRRRYTRAGMRRLLVDAGFGVERLTHWNTLPLPLIVARRKLWPAPAAGSDVRLMPAPVEGVLRGAMTLERAWLRTGAAFPWGSSIFAVGRKGG from the coding sequence TTGCACGCGCACGTGCGCGGGGCGTTGAGGGCGTGGGCGGGACGCGAGGCCGCGTTGCTCGACGCGGGTTGCGGCACGGGCGGGTTGATGCGGCGACTGGCGGACGAGAAGGCGTGGCGCTGGACGGGCGTGGATATTTCGCCGGTGGCGGTGGCTCTCGCCCGGGAACGCGCGCCGGCGGCGGAGGTGAGGGAGGCGCCGTTGACGGCGTTGCCGCTGGGGGATGCGCGATTCGACGCCGTGGTGTCGACGGATGTGCTTTACCATCTCGACGACGACGCGGCGGCGGTGCGGGAGTTTGTCCGCGTGCTGCGGCCGGGTGGTGTCGCGGTGATCAACGTGCCGGCGCATCCGTGGTTATGGTCGTATCACGACGTGGCGGTGGAGGGACGCCGGCGCTACACGCGGGCAGGGATGCGACGGCTGCTGGTTGACGCGGGCTTTGGGGTGGAGCGGCTGACGCACTGGAACACGTTGCCGTTGCCGTTGATCGTGGCGCGGCGGAAGTTGTGGCCGGCGCCGGCGGCTGGATCGGATGTGCGGCTGATGCCAGCGCCGGTCGAGGGGGTGCTGCGCGGGGCAATGACGTTGGAGCGAGCGTGGCTGCGGACGGGCGCCGCGTTTCCGTGGGGAAGTTCGATCTTCGCGGTAGGCCGGAAAGGAGGGTGA
- a CDS encoding class I SAM-dependent methyltransferase has translation MSPEEHRKLAAVEDAMWYFRALHAHVRGALKAWAGREAALLDAGCGTGGLMRRLADEKAWRWTGVDISPVAVALARERAPGAEVIEASLTALPLADARFDAVVSADVLYHLDDDAAAVREFFRVLRPGGVAVINVPAHPWLWSYHDVAVEGRRRYTRAGMRRLLVDVGFGVERLTHWNTLTLPLIVARRKLWRAPAAGSDVRLMPAPVEAVLRGAMTLERAWLRAGGAFPWGSSIFAVGRKRG, from the coding sequence TATTTCCGTGCGTTGCACGCGCACGTGCGCGGGGCGTTGAAAGCGTGGGCGGGACGCGAGGCCGCGTTGCTCGACGCGGGTTGCGGCACGGGCGGGTTGATGCGGCGGCTGGCGGACGAGAAGGCGTGGCGCTGGACGGGCGTGGATATTTCGCCGGTGGCGGTGGCTCTCGCCCGGGAACGCGCGCCGGGGGCGGAGGTGATCGAGGCGTCGTTGACGGCGTTGCCGCTGGCGGATGCGCGATTCGACGCCGTGGTGTCGGCGGATGTCCTCTATCATCTCGACGACGACGCGGCGGCGGTGCGGGAGTTTTTCCGCGTGCTGCGGCCGGGTGGTGTCGCGGTGATCAACGTGCCGGCGCATCCGTGGTTATGGTCGTATCACGACGTGGCGGTGGAGGGACGCCGGCGCTACACGCGGGCAGGGATGCGACGGCTGCTGGTCGACGTGGGCTTTGGGGTGGAACGGCTGACGCACTGGAACACGTTGACGTTGCCGTTGATCGTGGCGCGGCGGAAGTTGTGGCGGGCGCCGGCGGCTGGATCGGATGTGCGGCTGATGCCAGCCCCGGTCGAGGCGGTGCTGCGCGGGGCAATGACGTTGGAGCGAGCGTGGCTGCGAGCGGGCGGGGCGTTTCCGTGGGGAAGTTCAATCTTCGCGGTAGGCCGGAAAAGAGGGTGA